The Nocardioides salarius genome includes a region encoding these proteins:
- a CDS encoding GIY-YIG nuclease family protein — MEAIPLTSLLPEGFNPRQYKVHFAVWNQVKYPIDVLASNPEEWQGWNSWRSVKDDFNREFVFSVAQDKHDATLWLFGGIWEVLERRSTQQAHSYTVALREDLMGPFVRRLWIRHKRSGRNIRRTMESVLPTMTVSSILQEPFAGDPFPGHDRINHSLADLQAVVTQARADWRIALESMKGVYVIHDKETGLRYVGSAYGDTGIWQRWVTYAATLHGGNVGLKALLEEKGDEYYRTNMRFALLEYWSMRTDDDHVLQRESYWKDVMHARSLGHNKN; from the coding sequence ATGGAGGCCATCCCGTTGACCAGTCTGCTCCCCGAGGGCTTCAATCCCAGGCAGTACAAGGTCCACTTCGCCGTCTGGAATCAGGTCAAATACCCAATTGACGTCTTGGCCAGCAACCCGGAGGAGTGGCAGGGGTGGAACTCGTGGCGAAGTGTGAAGGACGACTTCAATCGCGAGTTCGTCTTCTCGGTGGCTCAGGACAAGCATGACGCGACCCTCTGGCTCTTTGGCGGGATCTGGGAAGTCCTGGAGCGCAGGTCAACGCAGCAGGCCCACTCGTACACGGTGGCGCTTCGTGAGGACCTGATGGGCCCGTTCGTCCGCCGCCTCTGGATCCGCCACAAGAGGTCCGGCCGGAACATTCGCCGGACGATGGAGTCCGTGCTGCCCACGATGACGGTTTCATCGATCCTCCAGGAGCCGTTCGCCGGTGACCCGTTCCCGGGGCACGATCGGATCAACCACAGCCTCGCCGATCTTCAGGCTGTCGTCACTCAAGCGCGGGCCGACTGGCGGATCGCGTTAGAGAGCATGAAGGGCGTCTACGTCATCCATGACAAGGAGACCGGGCTGCGCTATGTCGGTTCGGCGTACGGGGACACCGGGATCTGGCAGCGCTGGGTAACATACGCGGCCACGCTGCACGGCGGCAACGTCGGGCTGAAAGCGCTGCTCGAGGAGAAAGGCGACGAGTACTACCGCACCAACATGCGGTTCGCTCTCCTCGAGTACTGGTCCATGCGTACCGACGACGACCATGTCCTGCAGCGCGAGTCGTACTGGAAGGACGTGATGCACGCGCGGTCGCTGGGGCACAACAAGAACTGA
- a CDS encoding DUF4268 domain-containing protein, giving the protein MRSIWKHEAHDFTLWLLENADVLGDALGMDLELTEAERRVGGFALDLIGTDLATNTVVIVENQLEQTDHSHLGQLLTYAGGTDPSTIVWCAPSFREEHRAALDWLNEHTDEETRFFGVEIAAVRIDESRPAPLFRVVAKPNDWTKQLHTERAAVSLSPKSLAYQGFWSELLTRIRSEHPAWTKSTAASTQSWITLPYGTSNIWYGMAFTIAGPRVELYFGASDAAVNLAEFERFLEYRELLDVEFGESIKYDALPGKKACRIHVDRLHGDVLDVDSRADYIDWFISTMAKFRPITQQIRATLESAS; this is encoded by the coding sequence GTGAGGAGCATCTGGAAGCACGAGGCGCACGACTTCACATTGTGGCTCCTCGAGAACGCGGACGTGCTCGGTGACGCTCTCGGGATGGATCTGGAGCTGACCGAAGCCGAGCGCAGGGTTGGCGGTTTCGCGCTGGATCTCATCGGTACCGATCTCGCGACCAATACCGTCGTGATCGTGGAGAACCAGTTGGAGCAAACAGACCACTCCCACCTCGGGCAGCTCCTCACTTATGCCGGCGGGACAGACCCGTCGACGATCGTCTGGTGCGCTCCCAGCTTCCGCGAGGAACATCGGGCGGCCCTCGACTGGCTCAACGAGCACACTGACGAAGAAACCCGCTTCTTCGGCGTCGAGATCGCTGCCGTGCGCATCGATGAGTCGCGTCCCGCGCCGCTATTCCGCGTCGTCGCCAAACCCAACGATTGGACGAAGCAGCTGCACACGGAGAGGGCTGCCGTTTCTCTGTCGCCGAAGTCTCTGGCGTATCAGGGATTTTGGAGCGAGTTGCTCACGCGTATCCGCTCCGAGCACCCTGCCTGGACGAAATCTACAGCTGCTTCGACGCAGTCATGGATCACCTTGCCGTATGGCACCTCGAACATTTGGTACGGGATGGCATTCACGATCGCCGGTCCTCGCGTTGAGTTGTACTTCGGTGCCTCGGACGCTGCCGTCAACCTTGCTGAGTTTGAGCGCTTTCTCGAGTACCGCGAGTTGCTAGACGTCGAGTTCGGCGAGTCGATCAAGTACGACGCCCTTCCTGGCAAGAAGGCGTGCCGCATCCATGTTGACCGGCTGCATGGCGACGTGCTGGACGTCGACTCGCGTGCCGACTACATCGACTGGTTCATCTCGACCATGGCGAAGTTCCGTCCGATAACGCAGCAGATTCGCGCGACTCTCGAGTCAGCATCCTGA
- a CDS encoding IS3 family transposase (programmed frameshift), with the protein MTMTLADAARIDDGVVSPRADRPKRRTFTAEYKAKILADYDAADRGERGAILRREGLYSSHIVEWRKAAESGAASALAPQGQGPSRAAAGSGGRTVARPCGKGRGRVGQDEGRVGHRGKSTRALGDALREHGHAEAARTVINPAVDELAELTSVTKACELLGRPRGSHYRAKQPRLHGPKPSRPRPPNALTVAEQAEVLEVLTSPRFCDKSVAQTWATLLDEGTYLCSMSTMHRLLRAHGAAGERRRQATHPAKTKPELLATAPGQVWSWDITKVRGPQRGIWFQLYVVLDIYSRYVVAWTVQAVEDSEIAKTMLEKAMGVHGIPQAIHADRGTSMTSKPVAQLLLDLGVDRSHSRPRVSNDNPFSEAMFKTLKYAPVFPEAFGSLADARAFCEDFFGYYNHEHRHSGIGLHTPASVHHGTATEIRAQRQHTLDAAHAAHPERFGTRRPQAPKLPQAAWINQPSPEALIQTA; encoded by the exons ATGACCATGACGTTGGCTGATGCTGCCCGGATCGATGATGGGGTGGTGAGCCCGAGAGCAGACCGTCCGAAGCGACGCACGTTCACCGCCGAGTACAAAGCGAAGATCCTGGCCGATTACGACGCTGCCGACCGCGGCGAGCGCGGTGCGATCCTGCGGCGGGAGGGGTTGTACTCCTCCCACATCGTGGAGTGGCGCAAGGCCGCCGAGTCTGGCGCCGCCTCAGCGCTGGCCCCCCAGG GCCAAGGACCGTCGCGAGCGGCAGCGGGATCGGGAGGTCGAACAGTTGCGCGCCCGTGCGGAAAAGGCCGAGGCCGAGTTGGCCAGGACGAGGGCCGCGTTGGACATCGTGGGAAAAGCACACGCGCTCTTGGAGACGCTCTCCGAGAGCACGGGCACGCCGAAGCCGCCCGGACGGTGATCAACCCTGCCGTCGACGAGCTCGCCGAGCTGACCTCGGTGACCAAGGCGTGTGAGCTGCTGGGACGACCCAGGGGCAGCCACTACCGCGCCAAGCAACCTCGGTTGCACGGCCCGAAGCCGTCGCGTCCGAGGCCGCCGAACGCGCTCACCGTGGCCGAGCAAGCCGAGGTGCTGGAGGTGTTGACCTCGCCGAGGTTCTGCGACAAGTCGGTGGCCCAGACCTGGGCGACGCTGCTGGACGAGGGCACCTACCTGTGCTCGATGTCGACGATGCACCGGCTGCTGCGCGCCCACGGTGCGGCCGGCGAGCGGCGCCGGCAGGCCACCCATCCTGCGAAGACGAAGCCCGAGCTGTTGGCCACCGCGCCGGGGCAGGTCTGGTCCTGGGACATCACCAAGGTCCGCGGCCCCCAGCGCGGGATCTGGTTCCAGCTCTACGTCGTGCTCGACATCTACTCCCGCTACGTCGTGGCCTGGACCGTGCAGGCTGTCGAGGACTCCGAGATCGCCAAGACGATGCTGGAGAAAGCGATGGGCGTGCACGGCATCCCTCAGGCGATCCATGCCGACCGCGGGACGTCGATGACCTCCAAACCCGTCGCCCAGCTGCTGCTCGACCTCGGCGTCGACCGCAGCCATTCCCGGCCGCGGGTCAGCAACGACAACCCGTTCAGCGAGGCCATGTTCAAGACCCTGAAGTACGCCCCGGTCTTCCCCGAGGCGTTCGGCTCGCTGGCCGACGCGAGAGCGTTCTGCGAGGACTTCTTCGGCTACTACAACCACGAGCACCGTCACTCCGGGATCGGGCTGCACACCCCCGCGTCGGTCCACCACGGCACCGCAACCGAGATCCGGGCCCAGCGCCAGCACACCCTGGACGCAGCCCACGCCGCTCACCCCGAACGGTTCGGCACCCGCCGACCCCAGGCCCCGAAGCTCCCCCAGGCCGCCTGGATCAACCAGCCATCACCGGAGGCCCTCATACAGACCGCGTGA
- a CDS encoding ImmA/IrrE family metallo-endopeptidase has product MAQDTFAPVNYDGHTKDESSPRAYQITAEILMPEKAVRAMSFPDLQSVRDAAEEFKVTPSAVAMRARRLGRIDRDTFTSYMDELQAEYDDRPKKILSNARPVNALKKYNGVECSRRMLGILNAGHMNPTEFRRIMLFNKISASQISDYREAVG; this is encoded by the coding sequence ATCGCCCAAGACACGTTCGCGCCGGTTAACTACGACGGTCACACCAAGGACGAAAGCTCGCCGCGGGCCTACCAGATCACTGCGGAGATCCTCATGCCGGAGAAGGCGGTGCGGGCTATGAGCTTCCCCGATCTGCAGTCTGTGAGAGACGCTGCTGAGGAGTTCAAGGTGACTCCGAGCGCCGTCGCCATGCGCGCGCGGAGGCTCGGCCGCATCGATCGGGACACGTTTACCAGCTACATGGACGAGCTCCAAGCCGAGTACGACGACCGGCCTAAGAAGATCCTGTCCAACGCCCGCCCGGTGAACGCGCTCAAGAAGTACAACGGCGTCGAGTGCTCACGCCGGATGCTCGGCATCCTTAACGCTGGACACATGAACCCGACGGAGTTCCGACGGATCATGCTCTTCAACAAGATCTCTGCCTCCCAAATCAGCGACTATCGAGAGGCAGTCGGATGA
- a CDS encoding ArsR/SmtB family transcription factor — translation MGRSSITPNSAGLRALSHPVRLRMLGLLRTEGPATATSLAQDLGLNTGATSYHLRQLAEHGFIEEETERGNARDRWWRAVHESTRMSTGDAEPEAEQAYLQAVALTYGEQLSRAAAERPFLPSAWDEAVTLSDWPLRLKPAAARRLLETLIEVIENTPDDPDADATYTIQLGAFPLPGQGLEE, via the coding sequence ATGGGCCGGTCTTCGATCACTCCCAACTCCGCCGGACTCAGGGCACTGAGTCATCCCGTTCGGCTGCGCATGCTCGGGCTGCTGCGAACGGAGGGACCGGCCACGGCCACTTCGTTGGCACAGGACCTGGGCCTCAACACGGGTGCGACGTCCTACCACCTGCGCCAGCTCGCCGAGCACGGCTTCATAGAGGAAGAGACCGAACGCGGCAACGCGCGGGACCGTTGGTGGCGCGCCGTGCACGAATCCACTCGAATGAGCACGGGTGATGCAGAGCCCGAAGCCGAGCAAGCCTACCTCCAGGCGGTCGCGCTCACATATGGCGAACAGCTTTCGCGAGCAGCAGCGGAGCGACCGTTCTTGCCGAGCGCCTGGGATGAAGCCGTGACCCTGAGCGACTGGCCACTACGGCTCAAGCCCGCCGCCGCACGCCGCCTCCTCGAAACCCTGATCGAGGTCATCGAGAACACGCCTGACGACCCAGACGCGGATGCCACGTACACGATCCAGCTGGGTGCCTTCCCGCTGCCGGGGCAAGGACTCGAAGAGTGA
- a CDS encoding MFS transporter translates to MSDAISLTGTRISMIAIPWFVLTATGSVTQTGLVAFAEILPLVLAKVLGGPVIDRLGARRVAVTCDVGSFFAVGLVPLLHWLGWLNFPLLLVIVAMAGALRGPGDAAKDSLTPAIVASAKVPMERATGLASAVERGAGMVGFALAGVLVVAVGPTTALVVDAMSFLVGGAILAWATVGLPQTDRVQDVHESPMRFWLSLHEGWTYLRHEPVLLGLSVMIAITNLLDAAWSAVLAPVWAIESGNGAGFLGLMFAVFAGCSAAGSLFASAYGERLPRFRTYLLAYLVCGLPRFVVMAADSPLWLIMLITVTAGAASGFLNPILGAVFFERIPSGLVGRVSSLSSSMCYALMPFGGLVGATLITGVGLYPAFIVIGVAYLAVTMAPAFVPSFRQMNRQSQDAMETHTAA, encoded by the coding sequence GTGTCTGACGCCATCTCGCTTACCGGCACCAGGATCTCGATGATTGCGATTCCGTGGTTCGTCTTGACTGCGACAGGGTCCGTCACCCAGACCGGCCTTGTCGCGTTCGCGGAGATACTTCCGCTCGTCTTGGCGAAAGTGCTGGGCGGACCGGTGATAGACCGCCTTGGCGCTCGGCGCGTGGCGGTCACCTGCGATGTGGGCAGCTTCTTCGCGGTGGGCCTGGTGCCGCTCTTGCATTGGCTTGGGTGGCTGAACTTCCCGCTTCTCCTCGTCATCGTCGCAATGGCGGGCGCCCTGCGCGGACCTGGGGACGCTGCGAAGGACTCCTTGACCCCGGCAATCGTCGCCTCGGCCAAGGTGCCTATGGAGCGGGCGACGGGTCTCGCGTCCGCGGTCGAGCGCGGTGCGGGCATGGTCGGCTTCGCCCTGGCAGGTGTGCTCGTAGTTGCGGTAGGGCCAACCACCGCCCTGGTCGTAGACGCGATGTCTTTCCTCGTTGGTGGCGCGATCTTGGCTTGGGCCACGGTCGGATTGCCGCAAACCGACCGCGTGCAAGACGTTCACGAATCGCCGATGCGGTTTTGGCTGTCACTGCACGAAGGCTGGACCTACCTCCGTCACGAACCGGTCCTGCTCGGCCTCTCAGTGATGATCGCCATCACGAATCTTCTCGACGCCGCATGGTCAGCGGTCCTAGCCCCGGTATGGGCCATTGAATCTGGCAACGGCGCCGGATTCCTTGGCTTGATGTTCGCGGTCTTCGCAGGCTGTTCGGCCGCAGGGTCTCTCTTCGCCTCGGCTTACGGTGAGCGACTGCCTCGCTTTCGGACCTACCTCCTTGCCTACCTAGTCTGTGGACTCCCGCGCTTCGTGGTGATGGCCGCCGACTCTCCGCTGTGGCTCATCATGCTCATCACGGTCACCGCCGGAGCTGCCTCCGGATTTCTCAACCCCATCCTTGGTGCCGTCTTCTTCGAACGGATCCCCAGCGGATTGGTGGGCCGCGTCTCGTCCCTCTCGAGCTCGATGTGTTACGCCCTGATGCCATTCGGGGGCCTCGTTGGGGCCACGCTCATCACGGGTGTCGGTCTCTATCCCGCCTTCATCGTGATCGGTGTCGCATACCTCGCGGTCACCATGGCCCCGGCCTTCGTACCTTCGTTTCGGCAGATGAACCGACAGAGCCAAGACGCCATGGAGACTCACACGGCGGCGTGA
- a CDS encoding SIR2 family protein: protein MELPELADDDRAHSAGSRGAAPVKKQVAKKLTPTTGPASEAPVGPPGLAFTGEFLAQLREHNALPYLFVGSGVSRRYLGLPDWEGMLRHFADEIGEDLDFMLASVNGDLPAAAGELARVFHPVWFKHRRYSAQRKEYKAEVRDTEAALKVAISTYFSERSRLQAGVPGVDNADLAVELDLLRNSIVDGVITTNFDDLTDELFPEYTSYVGQDELILSDAQFVAETYKIHGSSRQPLSLVLTAGDYANFHNRNSYLAAKLLTIFAEHPVIFLGYSLGDQYIRDIIASIAAAVGPDRLDALQKQIYFVDWNPDPDTDPTISQFFIEVLPGHTLPAQRIEMHSFAPLFAALTQLERPFPVRVLRELSKHVYDLVAHPNPEQARETVRAIPFDSKAADDLRVVFGVGSFTDEDVEQLADIGGKTLEREDLAEDVLGIRTRPLAATNVLRVVLPQIVKYRGNARVPVFKYLREADLIDNGKPKLGGLDESVKALIKQSLEPGDYSKKRYASNVMGVLTTPREVLDSDYPLYFKIDCLLCLDPAGFELDELRDVLVETYALLADLTVNEKSGLFKAIARYDRLKYS, encoded by the coding sequence ATGGAGTTACCCGAGTTGGCCGACGACGACCGCGCACATAGCGCCGGCTCGAGGGGCGCCGCCCCGGTCAAGAAGCAGGTCGCTAAGAAACTGACTCCGACCACCGGACCCGCGTCCGAGGCTCCTGTTGGGCCTCCCGGCCTGGCTTTCACGGGAGAGTTCCTCGCGCAGCTGCGCGAGCACAACGCGCTCCCGTACCTGTTCGTTGGCAGCGGCGTCTCGCGGCGCTACCTCGGGCTGCCCGATTGGGAAGGAATGCTGCGGCACTTCGCCGACGAGATCGGCGAAGACCTCGACTTCATGCTTGCCTCCGTCAACGGCGACCTCCCCGCGGCCGCTGGCGAACTTGCGCGGGTGTTTCACCCGGTCTGGTTCAAGCACCGCCGCTACTCGGCTCAGCGCAAGGAGTACAAGGCAGAGGTCCGCGATACCGAGGCAGCGCTGAAGGTCGCGATCTCGACGTACTTCAGCGAGCGGTCACGCCTGCAAGCCGGCGTCCCTGGCGTCGACAACGCCGACCTGGCCGTCGAGCTCGACCTTCTGCGCAACAGCATCGTCGACGGTGTCATCACCACTAACTTCGACGACCTCACCGACGAGCTCTTCCCCGAGTACACCAGTTACGTAGGTCAGGACGAACTCATCCTCTCGGACGCTCAGTTCGTCGCCGAGACCTACAAGATCCACGGCAGCAGCCGACAGCCGCTCAGTCTCGTCCTGACGGCTGGCGACTACGCCAACTTTCACAATCGCAACAGCTACCTCGCGGCGAAACTGCTGACCATCTTCGCCGAGCACCCGGTCATTTTCTTGGGCTATAGCCTCGGTGATCAGTACATTCGCGACATCATCGCCAGCATCGCTGCCGCAGTCGGCCCGGACCGCCTCGATGCACTTCAGAAGCAGATCTACTTCGTCGACTGGAATCCCGACCCGGACACCGACCCGACAATCTCCCAGTTCTTCATCGAAGTCCTCCCCGGCCACACTCTGCCCGCGCAACGCATCGAGATGCACTCGTTCGCGCCGCTGTTCGCTGCACTAACACAGCTTGAACGCCCCTTTCCCGTCCGCGTCCTGCGCGAACTAAGCAAGCACGTCTACGACCTCGTCGCCCACCCCAACCCCGAACAGGCACGGGAGACGGTCCGCGCAATCCCGTTCGACTCCAAGGCCGCCGACGACCTCCGCGTCGTGTTCGGCGTCGGATCTTTCACCGACGAGGACGTCGAACAGCTGGCCGACATCGGTGGAAAGACCCTCGAGCGCGAAGACCTCGCTGAGGACGTCCTAGGAATCCGCACCCGCCCCCTCGCCGCCACCAACGTCCTACGGGTCGTCCTGCCGCAAATCGTCAAGTATCGCGGCAACGCGCGAGTCCCCGTATTCAAGTACCTCCGTGAAGCTGATCTCATCGACAACGGAAAGCCAAAACTCGGCGGCCTGGACGAGTCGGTCAAGGCGCTCATCAAGCAGTCCCTGGAACCTGGGGACTACAGCAAGAAGCGATACGCCAGCAACGTCATGGGCGTCCTCACCACGCCTCGCGAGGTCCTCGACAGCGACTATCCGCTGTACTTCAAGATCGACTGCCTCCTGTGTCTGGATCCGGCCGGCTTCGAACTCGACGAGCTACGGGACGTCCTCGTCGAAACCTACGCATTGCTCGCCGATCTCACGGTCAACGAGAAGAGCGGCCTGTTCAAGGCCATCGCCCGCTACGACCGCCTCAAATACAGCTGA
- a CDS encoding protein kinase family protein yields MAGNPHEYMLADLRADYAAESVPPRITRLYEDDPEWGHMFGVLHKQLNQHFDDINRRIGNHYWADNSRDLIRLTEQIEQDLHTLRRGGIEVEFDPVYENALEACRPWLSPSGGSPVPEDFAKIEVERFKPVLTRSTTAVKLTKQSEPALLQMVGTGSYATVYSYVDPDYEIKFALKRAKKDIGERDLIRFKAEFDYMKRLSHPNLVEVYKYDDDRSEYRMEYCDETLRDFIRKRNSTLESAVRKNIALQFLSAISYLHREGILHRDISLQNILLRVYGSGEVQVKVSDFGLAKDQSQAFTLTNTEMRGTIRDPMLTSFKHYGVANELYSIAWVLSYVVTGRESLMPVGTPLGDIIQRCAHHSVGDRYATVDLLIAAIAAI; encoded by the coding sequence GTGGCTGGCAACCCGCACGAGTACATGCTCGCTGACCTGCGCGCCGACTACGCGGCAGAGTCGGTGCCGCCGCGAATCACCCGGCTGTACGAGGACGACCCCGAGTGGGGACACATGTTCGGGGTCCTGCACAAGCAGCTCAACCAGCACTTCGACGACATCAACCGGCGCATCGGCAACCACTACTGGGCCGACAACAGCCGCGACCTGATCCGGCTGACCGAACAGATCGAGCAGGACCTCCACACGCTGCGCCGCGGCGGCATCGAGGTCGAGTTTGACCCCGTGTACGAGAACGCATTGGAAGCCTGCCGCCCCTGGCTCTCACCGAGCGGCGGAAGCCCAGTTCCCGAGGACTTCGCCAAGATCGAGGTCGAGCGGTTCAAGCCCGTCCTGACCCGGTCCACAACGGCGGTCAAGCTCACCAAGCAGAGCGAGCCTGCCCTACTGCAGATGGTCGGAACCGGGTCCTACGCCACGGTGTACTCGTACGTCGACCCCGACTACGAGATCAAGTTCGCGTTGAAGCGCGCGAAGAAAGACATTGGGGAGCGCGACCTGATCCGGTTCAAGGCCGAGTTCGACTACATGAAGCGGCTCAGCCACCCGAACCTGGTCGAGGTCTACAAGTACGACGACGACCGCAGCGAGTACCGCATGGAGTACTGCGACGAGACCCTGCGCGACTTCATCCGCAAGCGCAACAGCACGCTCGAGTCCGCCGTCCGCAAGAACATCGCCCTCCAGTTCCTCAGCGCCATCAGCTACTTACACCGCGAGGGCATCCTCCACCGTGACATCAGCCTGCAGAACATCCTCCTCCGCGTGTACGGCAGTGGCGAGGTCCAGGTCAAAGTCTCGGACTTCGGCCTCGCCAAGGACCAGTCGCAGGCGTTCACCCTGACCAACACCGAGATGCGCGGAACGATCCGCGACCCCATGCTCACATCGTTCAAGCACTACGGCGTCGCCAACGAGCTGTACTCGATCGCGTGGGTGCTCTCGTACGTCGTGACGGGCCGCGAGTCACTGATGCCGGTCGGAACTCCGCTCGGCGACATCATCCAGCGGTGCGCTCACCACAGCGTTGGAGACCGCTACGCGACGGTGGACCTGCTCATCGCAGCCATCGCAGCCATCTAG
- a CDS encoding ATP-binding protein, which translates to MPRMSVVFTADYMRQMRLTPQQGLLELLHNAFDADATRVEVAFELAEGPLNPIETISVTDNGVGMRVADVEQNFCPMGTSWKRRNSVNTTPSGRDLFGRRGRGRFGAFGLGELVTWTSVTDDEDPERRWITLVVWRGDEEAFDGDEELVGNELPSRPDLPQQAREQGDAERRPGLAEAGPETRSWRGTRVEVTHVAQACERLRTVHTRNIVADHFFSYLHRYPGVELIYDGVPISPDDRLIERSPLLLDPEAIVKHLPDLPAELADAPMTLEISEWEHNVTAALHLADEAGWTVNTIPTRVNTPGISYSAKLRWAGSRELAGADLEDMDHATRALLNVVRRTLRQHFEVRADDARRALLDEWRAEGSYPYTGDPATSVDEAERDLFDIVAVTAAPALNSADAAGRRFAFRLLKAAVQTDASALRNVLEQVVGLGEEDLADLDELLGRVPLTSMIAMQRTATDRIAFCAWLEASLTVDAWVESTTERGGLQEYIESNVWIFGDDWQTVIADKALATGLRRLRELDLGDSDVSTVLDADGRRVRVDLLLSRARKSSGRRQNLVVELKRPSQKLGKKELDQLDNYVQTVIADPQFNDGRIDWTFVLVGLTADEFVDRKRTADDRPVGRVDKQRTVSGATYETKVLTWAEIIEDAKTRLAFLAEHIPDFPTHQDMSDLSALHATIATVGTSTGA; encoded by the coding sequence ATGCCCCGGATGAGCGTGGTCTTCACCGCCGACTACATGCGACAGATGCGCCTCACGCCCCAACAGGGCCTGCTCGAGTTGCTTCACAACGCTTTCGACGCTGACGCCACCCGCGTCGAGGTCGCCTTCGAACTTGCGGAGGGGCCACTAAATCCCATTGAGACGATCTCTGTGACCGACAACGGCGTGGGCATGCGTGTGGCCGACGTCGAGCAGAACTTCTGCCCGATGGGAACCTCGTGGAAGCGTAGGAACTCAGTCAACACGACCCCGAGTGGACGCGATCTGTTTGGCAGGCGCGGTCGTGGACGGTTCGGCGCCTTCGGGCTTGGGGAGCTGGTCACATGGACCAGCGTCACTGACGACGAGGATCCCGAGCGGCGATGGATCACCCTGGTCGTGTGGCGAGGGGATGAGGAAGCGTTCGACGGCGACGAGGAACTCGTAGGCAACGAGCTACCGAGTCGGCCAGACCTCCCGCAACAGGCCAGGGAGCAGGGCGACGCGGAGCGGCGCCCTGGCCTGGCAGAAGCCGGCCCCGAAACTCGGTCGTGGCGAGGCACCCGGGTCGAAGTGACTCACGTCGCGCAGGCCTGCGAACGCCTACGCACAGTGCACACGCGCAACATCGTTGCGGATCACTTCTTCAGCTACCTGCATCGATACCCGGGTGTGGAACTCATCTACGACGGTGTGCCGATCTCGCCCGACGATCGCCTCATTGAGCGTTCCCCTCTGCTTCTCGACCCAGAGGCCATCGTTAAGCACTTGCCCGATCTGCCTGCGGAGTTGGCGGACGCGCCGATGACGTTGGAGATCTCGGAGTGGGAGCACAACGTCACAGCCGCGCTTCATCTGGCGGATGAGGCCGGGTGGACCGTTAACACCATCCCGACGCGTGTCAATACCCCGGGCATCTCCTATAGCGCAAAACTCCGGTGGGCAGGGAGCCGCGAACTCGCAGGCGCCGACCTCGAAGACATGGACCACGCCACGCGGGCTCTGTTGAATGTGGTCCGCAGGACTCTTCGCCAACACTTCGAGGTGCGAGCAGATGATGCTCGTCGTGCGCTTCTTGATGAGTGGCGAGCCGAGGGGTCATATCCCTACACGGGCGACCCGGCCACCTCGGTGGACGAAGCAGAACGAGATCTGTTCGACATTGTCGCCGTCACAGCTGCGCCTGCGTTGAACAGTGCGGACGCAGCAGGGCGCCGCTTCGCGTTTCGATTGCTCAAGGCAGCGGTTCAGACTGACGCCTCGGCGCTCCGCAACGTTCTCGAGCAAGTCGTGGGGCTTGGCGAGGAGGATCTCGCGGACCTGGATGAACTCCTGGGACGAGTCCCGTTGACTTCGATGATCGCGATGCAGCGCACCGCTACCGACCGGATTGCCTTCTGCGCGTGGCTTGAAGCCTCTCTGACAGTCGACGCCTGGGTGGAATCCACCACCGAACGCGGCGGGCTCCAGGAGTACATCGAGTCGAACGTGTGGATCTTCGGTGACGATTGGCAGACCGTCATCGCTGACAAAGCGCTTGCGACTGGCCTCAGACGCCTGCGCGAACTCGATTTGGGTGACTCTGACGTTTCGACGGTCCTAGACGCAGACGGCCGCCGAGTGCGCGTCGACTTGCTGCTTTCGCGGGCTCGAAAGTCCTCGGGTCGGAGACAGAACTTGGTGGTGGAGCTGAAGCGCCCAAGCCAGAAGCTGGGGAAGAAGGAGCTCGACCAGCTCGACAACTACGTTCAGACCGTCATTGCGGACCCGCAGTTCAACGACGGTCGAATCGACTGGACCTTTGTCCTCGTCGGCCTGACGGCCGACGAGTTCGTAGACCGGAAGCGTACGGCTGACGATAGGCCCGTCGGGCGAGTCGACAAGCAACGGACAGTCAGCGGGGCCACCTACGAGACCAAGGTGCTGACGTGGGCTGAAATCATTGAGGATGCCAAGACCAGACTTGCGTTCCTGGCCGAGCACATCCCCGATTTCCCGACCCATCAGGACATGTCCGACTTGAGCGCTTTGCACGCCACTATCGCAACGGTAGGCACATCCACAGGCGCCTGA